The following are encoded in a window of Streptomyces griseiscabiei genomic DNA:
- a CDS encoding alpha/beta fold hydrolase, whose translation MSRPPSFTPPPGARAHRLRTPRGEFAVIEAGVAVKGTVLLVPGFTGSKEDFIALHEPLAEAGYRSVAVDGRGQYESPGAEDDEAPYAQAELARDLLAQAEAVRDGGPLHLVGHSLGGQISRAALLLDSSPVACPFASLTLMASGPAQISVGQRERVKLLRDALAVMDMEQVWDAIQAMEAPEPEEAETGALDEGLDDRDDLRRRWLATSPAQLIATGRQLCAEPDRVAELAAVDLPKHVLSGERDDTWPIPLLDDMAVRLRAHRTVVRDAEHSPNTDQPKATADALIGFWDRIAR comes from the coding sequence ATGAGTCGTCCGCCTAGCTTCACCCCGCCGCCCGGTGCTCGGGCCCATCGTCTGCGTACCCCGCGGGGCGAGTTCGCCGTGATCGAGGCGGGGGTGGCGGTGAAGGGGACTGTGCTGCTGGTGCCGGGGTTCACCGGGAGCAAGGAGGACTTCATCGCGTTGCACGAGCCGTTGGCCGAGGCGGGGTATCGGTCGGTGGCGGTGGACGGGCGGGGGCAGTACGAGAGCCCGGGGGCCGAGGACGACGAAGCGCCCTACGCGCAGGCCGAGTTGGCGAGGGATCTGCTCGCCCAGGCGGAGGCCGTGCGGGACGGCGGCCCGCTGCACCTCGTCGGCCACTCCCTCGGCGGCCAGATCTCCCGCGCCGCCCTGCTGCTGGACTCCTCCCCTGTCGCCTGCCCCTTCGCCTCGCTCACCCTGATGGCCTCGGGGCCCGCCCAGATCTCGGTGGGCCAGCGGGAGCGCGTGAAGCTGTTGCGGGACGCGCTGGCCGTGATGGACATGGAGCAGGTCTGGGACGCCATCCAGGCGATGGAGGCGCCCGAGCCGGAGGAGGCCGAGACGGGCGCCCTCGACGAGGGCCTGGACGACCGTGACGACCTGCGTCGCCGCTGGCTCGCCACCAGCCCGGCCCAGCTCATCGCCACCGGCCGCCAGCTCTGCGCGGAACCCGACCGTGTCGCCGAACTCGCCGCCGTGGACCTGCCCAAGCACGTCCTGTCAGGTGAGCGCGACGACACCTGGCCGATCCCGCTCCTCGACGACATGGCCGTACGGCTGCGGGCCCACCGCACCGTCGTCCGCGACGCCGAGCACTCCCCCAACACCGACCAGCCGAAGGCGACGGCCGACGCCCTCATCGGTTTCTGGGACCGGATCGCCCGCTGA
- a CDS encoding DEAD/DEAH box helicase — MTLPVALTGTDVIGQAKTGTGKTLGFGLPLLERVVVPADVEAGRAKPEDLVDSPQALVVVPTRELCTQVTNDLLTAGKVRNVRVTAIYGGRAYEPQVEALKKGVDVVIGTPGRLLDLAGQKKLNLKHVKCLVLDEADEMLDLGFLPDVEKIINMLPARRQTMLFSATMPGAVIGLARRYMSQPTHIRATAPDDEGATVRNTSQHIYRAHNMDKPELVARILQADGRGLAMVFCRTKRTAADLADQLKQRGFASGAVHGDLGQGAREQALRAFRNGKVDVLVCTDVAARGIDVEGVTHVINYQSPEDEKTYLHRIGRTGRAGAKGIAITLVDWDDIPRWQLINKALDLGFNDPPETYSTSPHLFEELSIPAGTKGVLPRSERTRAGLDAEELEDLGEPGGRGPRGRGGRGSGGGSGSSGPSTAERERERPARTPRRRRRTRGGATLDGVSPEAAAVTEPSASAPSAQPSGTDSAESESRTPRRRRRTRAGVNPGAEAAVETVEAVESTPAARAEAVVESVSGTPTSAPVDAPAESVEEAAKPRRRRTRKSVEAVESAAVAEVAPSAEAAVDTAEGTVGAEPVAEAAAKPRRRTRKVAAPVEAAPVETVVEEAVAEEAPAKPRRRTRKAAEAVVEAVDSTETAVDTAEAAKPRRRTRKAAAAPAEVVVEAVAEEAAVAPRRRTRKAAAVAPAAEVAVDTAEEAGAKAVAEEAPAKPRRRTRKAAAPVEAAPVETVVEEAVAEEAPAKPRRRTRKATEAVVEDVDTAEAAKPRRRTRKAAAPAEAGVPAQPTEEQATKPRRTRKAAVAAVVEDGGAEAPAPRRRTRKAVAAVEGTEG, encoded by the coding sequence ATGACGCTCCCGGTCGCCCTCACCGGCACCGACGTCATCGGCCAGGCCAAGACCGGCACCGGCAAGACGCTGGGCTTCGGCCTCCCGCTCCTCGAGCGCGTCGTCGTCCCCGCCGACGTCGAGGCCGGCCGCGCCAAGCCCGAGGACCTCGTCGACTCGCCGCAGGCGCTCGTCGTCGTCCCGACGCGCGAGTTGTGCACCCAGGTCACCAACGACCTGCTGACCGCCGGCAAGGTACGCAACGTCCGCGTCACCGCGATCTACGGCGGCCGGGCCTACGAGCCCCAGGTCGAGGCCCTCAAGAAGGGCGTGGACGTCGTCATCGGCACCCCCGGGCGGCTCCTCGACCTCGCGGGCCAGAAGAAGCTGAACCTGAAGCACGTCAAGTGCCTGGTGCTCGACGAGGCCGACGAGATGCTCGACCTGGGCTTCCTGCCCGACGTCGAGAAGATCATCAACATGCTTCCGGCCCGCCGCCAGACGATGCTGTTCTCGGCGACCATGCCGGGCGCGGTCATCGGTCTCGCCCGCCGCTACATGTCCCAGCCGACGCACATCCGCGCCACGGCCCCGGACGACGAGGGCGCGACGGTCCGCAACACCTCGCAGCACATCTACCGCGCGCACAACATGGACAAGCCCGAGCTGGTCGCGCGCATACTGCAGGCCGACGGCCGGGGACTGGCCATGGTCTTCTGCCGCACCAAGCGCACGGCCGCCGACCTCGCCGACCAGCTCAAGCAGCGGGGCTTCGCCTCCGGCGCGGTCCACGGCGACCTCGGCCAGGGCGCCCGCGAGCAGGCGCTGCGCGCCTTCCGCAACGGCAAGGTGGACGTCCTCGTCTGCACCGACGTCGCGGCCCGCGGCATCGACGTCGAGGGTGTCACCCACGTCATCAACTACCAGTCCCCCGAGGACGAGAAGACGTACCTGCACCGCATCGGCCGTACGGGCCGCGCGGGTGCCAAGGGCATCGCGATCACCCTCGTCGACTGGGACGACATCCCGCGCTGGCAGCTCATCAACAAGGCGCTGGACCTCGGGTTCAACGACCCGCCGGAGACGTACTCCACGTCCCCGCACCTGTTCGAGGAGCTGAGCATCCCGGCGGGCACGAAGGGTGTCCTGCCGCGCTCCGAGCGCACCCGGGCCGGGCTGGACGCGGAGGAGCTGGAAGACCTCGGCGAGCCGGGCGGGCGCGGTCCGCGCGGGCGCGGCGGTCGCGGCAGTGGCGGTGGCAGTGGTTCCTCCGGCCCCTCGACCGCCGAGCGCGAGCGTGAGCGCCCGGCGCGTACGCCGCGCAGGCGCCGCCGTACGCGCGGTGGGGCCACGCTCGACGGGGTCTCCCCCGAGGCCGCGGCGGTCACCGAGCCGTCGGCGTCCGCGCCCTCCGCGCAGCCGTCGGGCACCGACTCCGCCGAGTCCGAGTCCCGTACGCCGCGCCGTCGCCGTCGTACCCGCGCCGGGGTGAACCCCGGCGCCGAGGCCGCGGTCGAGACGGTGGAGGCAGTGGAGAGCACGCCGGCCGCGCGGGCCGAGGCCGTGGTCGAGAGCGTCTCGGGTACGCCCACGAGCGCGCCGGTGGATGCGCCTGCCGAGTCGGTCGAGGAGGCGGCCAAGCCGCGTCGTCGTCGGACCCGCAAGTCGGTGGAGGCCGTTGAGTCCGCCGCCGTCGCCGAGGTCGCGCCGAGCGCGGAAGCCGCGGTCGACACGGCCGAGGGCACGGTCGGCGCCGAGCCGGTCGCCGAGGCCGCGGCCAAGCCGCGTCGGCGTACGCGCAAGGTCGCGGCGCCCGTCGAGGCCGCGCCCGTCGAGACCGTGGTCGAGGAAGCCGTCGCCGAAGAGGCACCGGCCAAGCCCCGGCGCCGGACCCGCAAGGCCGCCGAAGCCGTGGTCGAGGCCGTGGACAGCACCGAGACCGCCGTGGACACCGCCGAGGCCGCCAAGCCCCGCCGGCGCACCCGGAAGGCCGCCGCGGCTCCGGCCGAGGTCGTGGTCGAGGCTGTCGCCGAGGAGGCCGCGGTCGCGCCTCGCCGGCGGACGCGGAAGGCCGCCGCCGTGGCGCCTGCCGCCGAGGTCGCGGTCGACACGGCTGAGGAAGCGGGTGCCAAGGCCGTCGCCGAAGAGGCACCGGCCAAGCCGCGTCGGCGTACGCGCAAGGCCGCGGCGCCCGTCGAGGCCGCGCCCGTCGAGACCGTGGTCGAGGAAGCCGTCGCCGAAGAGGCACCGGCCAAGCCACGACGTCGGACCCGCAAGGCCACCGAAGCCGTTGTCGAGGACGTAGACACCGCCGAGGCCGCCAAGCCCCGCCGGCGCACCCGGAAGGCCGCGGCTCCGGCCGAGGCCGGGGTTCCGGCTCAGCCGACGGAGGAGCAGGCCACGAAGCCGCGGCGGACGCGGAAGGCCGCGGTTGCGGCTGTCGTGGAGGACGGTGGGGCTGAGGCTCCGGCGCCTCGGCGGCGGACGCGGAAGGCTGTGGCTGCCGTGGAGGGCACGGAGGGCTGA
- a CDS encoding ferritin-like fold-containing protein → MRFMTTSDKPENATGGESAADTAEVTGIAAQDWARASADPQYRAAVVDLLGALAYGELAAFERLAEDAKLAPTLVDKAELAKMAAAEFHHFERLAGRLTEIGEEPTRAMEPFVDALDGFHRQTAPSDWLEGLVKAYVGDSIASDFYREVAAHLDSDTRGLVLAVLDDTGHAGFAVEKVRAAIDEDPRVGGRLALWARRLMGEALSQSQRVVADRDALSTMLVGGVADGFDLAEVGRMFSRITEAHTKRMAALGLAA, encoded by the coding sequence GTGCGCTTCATGACCACGTCTGACAAGCCTGAGAACGCCACCGGCGGCGAGTCCGCCGCCGACACCGCCGAGGTCACCGGGATCGCCGCCCAGGACTGGGCCCGCGCCTCCGCCGACCCGCAGTACCGCGCGGCGGTGGTGGATCTGCTGGGGGCGCTGGCGTACGGGGAACTGGCGGCGTTCGAACGGCTCGCGGAGGACGCGAAGCTGGCGCCGACCCTCGTCGACAAGGCGGAGCTGGCGAAGATGGCGGCGGCCGAGTTCCACCACTTCGAGAGGCTCGCCGGGCGGCTCACCGAGATCGGTGAGGAACCGACGCGGGCCATGGAGCCGTTCGTCGACGCGCTCGACGGCTTCCACCGGCAGACCGCGCCGTCGGACTGGCTGGAGGGGCTCGTCAAGGCCTACGTCGGCGACTCGATCGCCAGTGACTTCTACCGCGAGGTCGCGGCGCACCTCGACTCGGACACCCGCGGGCTCGTGCTCGCCGTGCTCGACGACACGGGGCACGCCGGGTTCGCGGTGGAGAAGGTGCGCGCCGCGATCGACGAGGACCCGCGGGTGGGGGGCCGACTGGCGCTGTGGGCACGGCGGTTGATGGGCGAGGCGCTGTCGCAGTCGCAGCGGGTGGTGGCCGACCGGGACGCCCTGTCCACGATGCTCGTCGGAGGTGTCGCCGACGGTTTCGATCTGGCCGAGGTGGGGCGGATGTTCTCGCGGATCACCGAGGCACACACCAAGCGGATGGCCGCGCTGGGCCTGGCGGCCTGA
- a CDS encoding DUF3107 domain-containing protein: protein MEVKIGVQHAPREIVLESGQSAEEVERAVAEALTGKSALLSLTDEHGRKVLIPADRLAYIDIGEPTVRKVGFSAL, encoded by the coding sequence GTGGAGGTCAAGATCGGCGTGCAGCACGCGCCCCGCGAGATCGTTCTGGAGAGCGGTCAGAGTGCCGAGGAGGTCGAGCGTGCCGTTGCCGAGGCGCTGACCGGCAAGTCGGCGCTGCTGAGCCTCACGGACGAGCACGGCCGCAAGGTGCTGATCCCGGCCGACCGTCTCGCCTACATCGACATCGGCGAGCCGACCGTCCGCAAGGTGGGCTTCAGCGCGCTGTAG
- a CDS encoding TetR/AcrR family transcriptional regulator: MTAIEQTEAARPRGTRLPRRARRNQLLGAAQEVFVAQGYHSAAMDDIAERAGVSKPVLYQHFPGKLDLYLALLDQHCESLIQAVRSALASTTDNKQRVRATMDAYFAYVEDEGGAFRLVFESDLTNEPAVRERVDKVTNECAEAICDVIAEDTGLSRPESMLLASGLGGLSQVVARSWLHSDRSVPREQAVQLLASLAWRGIAGFPLHGIDQH; the protein is encoded by the coding sequence GTGACAGCCATCGAGCAGACAGAGGCGGCGCGCCCGCGGGGCACACGCCTGCCGCGCCGAGCCCGACGGAACCAGTTGCTGGGCGCCGCCCAGGAAGTCTTCGTGGCCCAGGGCTACCACTCGGCCGCGATGGACGACATCGCCGAACGCGCCGGAGTCAGCAAGCCGGTGCTCTACCAGCACTTTCCCGGCAAGCTCGACCTGTATCTGGCCCTGCTGGACCAGCACTGCGAGTCCCTCATCCAGGCCGTGCGCAGCGCCCTCGCGTCGACGACCGACAACAAGCAGCGTGTGCGGGCCACGATGGACGCCTACTTCGCGTACGTCGAGGACGAGGGCGGCGCCTTCCGGCTGGTCTTCGAGTCGGACCTGACGAACGAGCCCGCCGTGCGCGAGCGCGTCGACAAGGTCACCAACGAGTGCGCCGAGGCCATCTGCGACGTGATCGCGGAGGACACCGGTCTCTCGCGCCCGGAGTCGATGCTTCTCGCCTCCGGCCTGGGCGGTCTCTCCCAGGTGGTGGCGCGGTCCTGGCTGCACAGCGACCGCAGCGTCCCGCGCGAACAGGCGGTCCAGCTGCTGGCCTCGCTGGCCTGGCGCGGTATCGCCGGCTTCCCCCTGCACGGTATCGACCAGCACTGA
- a CDS encoding alpha/beta fold hydrolase — protein sequence MSSTELPSLLTATASPKASAVRVAPGERLRSVRLPGITLSVRSRPPAREGLPPALYVHGLGGSSQNWSALMPLLDELVDGEALDLPGFGDSPPPDDGNYSVTGHARAVIRHLDAAGRGPVHLFGNSLGGAITTRVAALRPDLVRTLTLVSPALPELFVQRTAVPTGMLALPGVSALFTRFTKGWSAEQRVRGVMALCYGDPGRVTDEGFRNAVEEMERRLQLPYMWDALTRSARGLVDAYTLGGQHSLWRQAERVLAPTLLVYGRRDQLVGYRMAQRAARSFRDSRLVSLPDAGHVAMMEYPEAVAAAFRELLADSQQSGAAAVDGAMMGSVPGEWRPGVDSPSGGVSSSGGAGVGAGAVASGSGSRVTSGSDSGSGSASVGSLSEGGALGGDGSAGADVAGSTAEGPPSGSPGVGS from the coding sequence ATGTCTTCGACCGAGCTGCCGTCCCTGCTGACCGCCACCGCGTCGCCGAAGGCGAGTGCCGTGCGCGTGGCGCCCGGTGAGCGGCTGAGGTCGGTCCGGCTGCCGGGGATCACCCTGTCGGTACGGTCGAGACCGCCGGCGCGCGAGGGGCTGCCGCCCGCCCTGTACGTGCACGGCCTGGGCGGTTCCTCGCAGAACTGGTCGGCGCTGATGCCCCTGCTCGACGAACTCGTGGACGGCGAGGCGCTCGACCTCCCCGGCTTCGGCGACTCGCCGCCCCCGGACGACGGCAACTACTCCGTCACCGGCCACGCGCGCGCGGTCATCCGCCACCTCGACGCGGCCGGGCGCGGCCCCGTGCACCTCTTCGGCAACTCCCTCGGCGGCGCCATCACGACCCGTGTCGCCGCGCTCCGCCCCGACCTCGTCCGCACCCTGACCCTCGTCTCGCCCGCCCTGCCGGAACTCTTCGTGCAGCGGACCGCCGTGCCGACCGGGATGCTCGCCCTGCCCGGCGTGTCGGCGCTCTTCACCCGTTTCACCAAGGGCTGGAGCGCCGAGCAGCGGGTGCGGGGCGTCATGGCGCTCTGTTACGGCGACCCCGGCCGCGTCACGGACGAAGGCTTCCGCAACGCCGTCGAGGAGATGGAGCGGCGCCTTCAACTGCCGTACATGTGGGACGCGTTGACGCGGTCCGCCCGGGGGCTCGTGGACGCGTACACGCTGGGTGGCCAGCACTCGCTCTGGCGTCAGGCCGAGCGAGTCCTCGCCCCGACCCTTCTCGTCTACGGCCGCCGCGACCAGCTCGTCGGCTATCGCATGGCCCAGCGCGCGGCCCGCTCCTTCCGTGACTCCCGCCTCGTCTCCCTGCCGGACGCGGGGCACGTGGCGATGATGGAATATCCGGAGGCGGTCGCCGCCGCGTTTCGTGAACTGCTCGCGGATTCCCAGCAGTCGGGCGCGGCGGCGGTGGACGGCGCGATGATGGGTTCGGTGCCGGGCGAATGGCGTCCGGGCGTGGATTCGCCTTCGGGCGGGGTGAGTTCGAGCGGTGGTGCTGGTGTTGGTGCGGGCGCCGTGGCTTCGGGGTCGGGGTCGCGCGTGACTTCGGGCTCGGATTCGGGCTCGGGCTCGGCTTCGGTCGGGAGCTTGAGTGAGGGTGGGGCGTTGGGCGGCGACGGTTCGGCCGGTGCCGACGTCGCCGGATCGACTGCCGAAGGGCCTCCATCGGGCTCTCCCGGCGTGGGGAGCTGA
- a CDS encoding DUF3152 domain-containing protein: MGRHSRKGRAPKGDTNDMRTARTATSAGPDARGPAAPRGPEAQGFPGAQSAGGPVVPGARRGAAAPAGPPGAWSPGGAPPPRGYDGAPGQGAPRFTGGAPGQQGPRPPDGTPAHGFPRLPDGTPAHGMPRFADGTPAHGFPRLPDDTSARGFPPSRGGHPEQREAGGGWGHLGGGGRRTGAGHGVAQGAPEGAPYGVPGEAPPPGAPYGEPPERSGRRIPIPRQRQEAMPPGGPRQAYLDAFDEVDDVHAPGRTHRAAPGADADGRAEAAFEEQPSRETPLRRKRSAGEPPGDGSAAVGTAKGGKGRAFAGIAAAAVTTVLVVVAVGRMAGGDDSTAPQPQAADAGERDVRDASRSDNRPTPSTSPSPGTSATPLSYDQKMGQKYALAADLEGDGKFEAVKGFDKAPGAGQKYRYRVDVEEGLGLDAGLFADAVQKTLNDDRSWAHNGGRTFERISSGTPDFVITLASPGTTAFWCAKSGLDTTVDNVSCDSASTERVMINAYRWAQGAETYGDQIHAYRQMLINHEIGHRLRYDHVTCDKNGELAPVMQQQSKFLTYKGITCKANPWPYPGS; the protein is encoded by the coding sequence GTGGGACGGCACAGCCGCAAGGGGCGGGCGCCGAAAGGCGACACCAACGACATGAGGACGGCCCGGACGGCTACATCCGCCGGGCCGGACGCGCGCGGACCGGCGGCGCCGCGCGGGCCGGAGGCCCAGGGCTTTCCGGGGGCCCAGAGCGCGGGCGGACCGGTGGTGCCGGGCGCCAGGCGCGGCGCCGCGGCTCCGGCGGGTCCGCCGGGAGCGTGGTCGCCGGGCGGTGCCCCGCCGCCTCGCGGGTACGACGGCGCTCCCGGCCAGGGGGCGCCGCGGTTCACCGGGGGCGCGCCCGGGCAGCAGGGTCCGCGCCCTCCTGACGGCACCCCCGCGCACGGCTTTCCTCGTCTGCCCGACGGCACGCCGGCGCATGGGATGCCGCGATTCGCCGACGGCACTCCGGCGCACGGTTTTCCCCGGCTCCCCGACGACACCTCGGCTCGTGGCTTTCCGCCGAGCCGGGGTGGGCATCCCGAGCAGCGTGAAGCGGGCGGTGGCTGGGGGCACTTGGGTGGTGGTGGGCGCCGGACGGGTGCCGGACACGGCGTGGCGCAAGGGGCTCCCGAGGGGGCCCCGTATGGTGTGCCGGGCGAGGCGCCACCCCCCGGCGCCCCGTACGGCGAGCCTCCGGAGCGCTCCGGTCGCCGCATCCCCATTCCCCGGCAGCGGCAGGAGGCCATGCCCCCCGGTGGCCCCCGCCAGGCATACCTGGACGCCTTCGACGAGGTCGACGACGTCCACGCTCCCGGCCGCACCCACCGTGCCGCGCCGGGTGCCGACGCCGACGGCAGGGCCGAGGCGGCTTTCGAGGAGCAGCCGTCGCGGGAGACGCCTCTGCGGCGGAAGCGGTCCGCCGGAGAGCCTCCGGGCGACGGGTCCGCGGCCGTGGGGACGGCGAAGGGCGGCAAGGGTCGCGCGTTCGCCGGGATCGCCGCCGCCGCGGTCACGACCGTGCTGGTGGTCGTCGCGGTCGGCCGGATGGCCGGCGGGGACGACAGCACGGCCCCGCAGCCGCAGGCCGCCGACGCCGGCGAACGCGATGTGCGCGACGCCTCGCGCAGCGACAACCGGCCCACGCCGTCCACCTCGCCGAGTCCGGGCACGAGCGCGACCCCGCTGTCGTACGACCAGAAGATGGGCCAGAAGTACGCGCTCGCCGCCGACCTGGAGGGCGACGGGAAGTTCGAGGCGGTCAAGGGCTTCGACAAGGCGCCGGGGGCGGGGCAGAAGTACCGCTACCGGGTCGATGTGGAGGAAGGGCTCGGGCTGGACGCCGGGTTGTTCGCGGATGCCGTGCAGAAGACGCTGAACGACGACCGGAGTTGGGCCCACAACGGCGGTCGTACGTTCGAGCGGATCTCGTCGGGGACACCCGACTTCGTGATCACGCTGGCCAGTCCGGGCACCACGGCGTTCTGGTGCGCCAAGTCGGGGCTCGACACGACCGTGGACAACGTGTCCTGCGACTCGGCCTCCACCGAGCGCGTGATGATCAACGCGTACCGCTGGGCCCAGGGCGCGGAGACCTACGGCGATCAGATCCATGCCTACCGGCAGATGCTGATCAACCACGAGATCGGTCACCGTCTCCGCTACGACCATGTGACCTGCGACAAGAATGGCGAGCTCGCACCCGTCATGCAGCAGCAGAGCAAGTTCCTGACGTACAAGGGGATCACCTGCAAGGCCAACCCTTGGCCCTACCCCGGCAGTTGA
- a CDS encoding DUF3492 domain-containing protein, giving the protein MRIGLLTEGGYPYVSGDARLWCDRLVRGLERHEFDIYALSRSERQEDEGWIPLPAQVSRVRTAPLWTAEDDGVVLGRRARRRFAEAYGELVAAMCSGRAGAAGTDGWAGGGTGVGTGGGADGGADGGAGAAGEASRGAADAEADRFGNALYGLAELARDEGGLVGVLRSEAAVRTLERACRAPGAVRGAREARVPDLLTVASHLERALRPLSLDWYEDDGLGSVDLCHAAAGGSAALPGLLARHFHGVPLLVTEYGVPLRAHYLGASGEAPVRALLAAFHRRLTAEVYRQAACLTPGNTHARRWQERCGADRSRIRTVYPGMDAARFAEVGESAECADPHTLVWVGRIEPAKDLISLLHAFAEIRRAEPKARLRIVGAASGAEAVAYLGHCRALAAQLFPDEADGVHAVGDNPVSFEEIGDPAVPDLAEAYAAGAVVVLSSVVEGFPISLVEAMFCARPTVSTDVGAVVEVIGGTGLVVPPRNPRALAEACVALLREPERRARLGAAARARALELFTVEQNVEAFRGIYLEVVSHAPVRKVVLDDTGEPLPFGAPAEAHVPGRWTDSRLLTGGLGVAGIAGVAGVTGVAGVAGVAAAPGAGAVGRPRWAVGAPVRATVPLRAPASASGSSAPGSGPAPDTAPAAPSAPVAPSAPGSASAPAPASVSVPEPVCVAEGSAGAAAGEPVPAGEGAR; this is encoded by the coding sequence GTGCGCATCGGACTGCTTACGGAGGGTGGCTATCCGTATGTGAGCGGTGACGCCAGGCTCTGGTGCGACCGACTCGTACGCGGGCTGGAGCGACACGAGTTCGACATCTATGCGCTCAGCCGGAGCGAGCGGCAGGAGGACGAGGGCTGGATCCCGCTGCCGGCGCAGGTCAGCCGGGTCCGCACCGCTCCGCTCTGGACGGCCGAGGACGACGGGGTCGTGCTGGGCCGCCGGGCGCGAAGGCGCTTCGCCGAGGCGTACGGCGAACTGGTGGCGGCGATGTGTTCGGGGCGCGCGGGCGCGGCCGGGACCGATGGCTGGGCCGGCGGTGGTACCGGCGTTGGCACCGGCGGCGGTGCTGATGGTGGTGCTGATGGCGGGGCCGGTGCGGCGGGAGAGGCCTCCCGCGGTGCGGCCGACGCTGAGGCGGACCGTTTCGGCAACGCGCTGTACGGGCTCGCGGAACTCGCGCGCGACGAGGGCGGGCTGGTCGGCGTACTGCGCTCCGAGGCAGCCGTGCGCACCCTGGAGCGCGCCTGTCGTGCGCCGGGCGCGGTGCGAGGGGCGCGAGAGGCCCGTGTACCGGATCTGCTGACGGTCGCCTCGCACCTCGAACGCGCCCTGCGCCCCCTCTCCCTCGACTGGTACGAGGACGACGGGCTCGGCTCGGTCGACCTGTGCCACGCGGCGGCGGGTGGCTCGGCCGCACTGCCCGGACTGCTGGCCCGGCACTTCCACGGGGTGCCGCTGCTGGTCACCGAGTACGGCGTGCCGCTGCGGGCGCACTACCTCGGAGCCTCGGGGGAGGCGCCGGTGCGCGCCCTGCTCGCGGCCTTCCACCGGCGGCTGACCGCCGAGGTCTACCGGCAGGCCGCCTGTCTCACCCCCGGCAACACCCATGCCCGGCGCTGGCAGGAGCGCTGCGGCGCCGATCGCTCCCGGATCCGGACCGTGTACCCCGGCATGGACGCCGCCCGGTTCGCTGAGGTCGGCGAGTCGGCGGAGTGCGCGGATCCGCACACGCTGGTGTGGGTCGGCCGCATCGAGCCCGCCAAGGACCTGATCTCGCTGCTGCACGCCTTCGCCGAGATCCGCCGGGCGGAACCGAAGGCGCGGCTCCGGATCGTCGGGGCGGCGTCGGGGGCCGAGGCCGTCGCCTATCTGGGCCACTGCAGAGCGCTGGCCGCGCAGCTCTTCCCCGACGAGGCGGACGGTGTCCACGCGGTCGGCGACAACCCCGTCTCCTTCGAGGAGATCGGCGACCCGGCCGTCCCCGACCTGGCCGAGGCGTATGCGGCGGGCGCGGTGGTCGTGCTCTCCAGCGTCGTCGAGGGCTTCCCGATCAGCCTGGTGGAGGCCATGTTCTGCGCCCGGCCGACGGTCTCCACCGACGTGGGCGCCGTCGTGGAGGTCATCGGTGGCACCGGACTGGTCGTACCGCCGCGCAATCCGCGGGCGCTCGCCGAAGCGTGCGTGGCACTCCTGAGAGAACCCGAGCGCCGCGCACGCCTGGGCGCGGCCGCCCGCGCGCGAGCCCTCGAACTCTTCACGGTGGAACAGAACGTCGAGGCATTTCGTGGCATCTATCTCGAAGTTGTCTCCCACGCCCCGGTGCGCAAGGTCGTCCTCGACGACACCGGCGAACCACTGCCCTTCGGAGCCCCCGCCGAGGCCCATGTCCCCGGCCGGTGGACCGATTCCCGCCTGCTGACGGGAGGCCTGGGCGTCGCCGGGATCGCGGGGGTCGCCGGTGTGACAGGAGTAGCGGGCGTGGCCGGCGTGGCGGCTGCGCCCGGTGCGGGGGCCGTCGGCAGGCCGCGCTGGGCCGTCGGGGCGCCTGTGCGGGCGACGGTGCCGCTCCGGGCCCCGGCGTCGGCATCGGGTTCGTCGGCGCCGGGTTCGGGGCCGGCGCCCGACACGGCTCCGGCGGCGCCCTCCGCCCCGGTCGCGCCGTCCGCTCCGGGTTCGGCTTCGGCGCCCGCCCCCGCGTCGGTCTCCGTCCCGGAGCCCGTGTGCGTCGCGGAGGGATCCGCGGGCGCGGCGGCCGGGGAACCGGTTCCCGCGGGAGAGGGGGCGCGATGA